The Streptomyces pratensis genomic interval TCCAACTTCGCGCCGGAGGCCCTGTCCAACGGCCCGACGTACTTCAAGGCCTACCTCGAGGGCGGCGACAAGTACAAGGGTCCGTACAAGGACAAGTCGCCCGAGGGCCTCAAGTCCATCGAGACGCCGGACGACTACACGATCGTCTTCAAGCTCAACAAGCCGTTCGCGGACATGGACTACCTCGCCGCCTTCTCGCAGACCGCTCCGGTCCCGCAGAAGGCCGACACGGGTGCCAGCTACGTCCAGAAGATGGTCTCCTCGGGTCCGTACAAGTTCTCGGCGTACGACGAGAGCAAGGGCGCGACGCTGGTCCGCAACCCGGAGTGGGACCCGAAGACGGACCCGATCCGCAAGGCGCTGGCCGACAAGGTCGAGCTCAAGTTCAACGTCAACGCGACGACGATCGACGACCACCTGCTCAACGACGCCATCACCGTGGGCGCCGAGGGCACGGGTCTGCAGTCCAAGACCCAGCCCAAGGTCCTGGTCAAGGCCTCCGAGAAGGCGAAGACGGACAACCCGTACGCCGGCGCCCTGCAGTACCTGGCGCTGAACGTCAACGTGAAGCCGTTCGACAACGTCGAGTGCCGCAAGGCCGTCCAGTACGCGGTCGACAAGCAGAGCATGGTCGACTCCATCGGCGGCTCGGTCAAGGGTGACCCGGCCACCACGGTCATCCCCCCGACCGTCGCCGGGTACAAGAAGTTCGACCTGTACCCGTCCGAGGGCAACAAGGGTGACGTCGCCAAGGCGAAGGAGCACCTGACCAAGTGCGGTCAGCCCAAGGGCTTCAAGACCACGCTGACGGCACGCTCCGACCGTCCTGACGAGATCACCGCCGCCACGCAGCTCCAGGGCAGCCTGAAGGCGATCGGCATCACCGCCGAGATCAAGCAGTTCCCGGCGGACAAGTACTTCACGGACTTCGCGGGTGTCCCGGAGTGGGTCCACAAGAACAACGCGGGCATGATGATGATGGCCTGGGGCGCCGACTGGCCGACCGGCTTCGGCTTCCTCGACCAGATCGTGAACGGATCGGCCATCAAGCCCTCCGGCGGCACGAACCTGATGGAGCTCAACGACAAGGCGATCAACGAGCTCCTCGTCAAGGGCATCGGCACCGTCGACACCACGGCGCGTAACGCGACGTGGGGCGAGGTCGACCAGAAGGTCATGGAGAACGCCTCGGTCGTTCCGCTCTTCTACCGCAAGAACCTGCTCTACCGCCCGGACTCCGCGGCGAACGTCACGGTCACGGACGCGTACCTCGGCATGTACGACTACGTGCTGATGACGTCCACCAAGTAACACCTGTCAATCGACAGCATCCCCTGAAAGGCAGGTGAAGGCGCCGGGCCGGCGGGCGTACCCCGTCCGCCCGCCCGGCGCCGCACGGCTGTGGCTGCGTACATCATCCGACGCGTATTCGCCGCGGTGTTGCTGCTGCTGGTGGTCAGCGCAGTCACGTTCGCGATCTTCTTCCTGGTGCCCCGCCTCGGCGGGCAGACCCTCGACTCGATGGCCGCCCAGTACGTCGGGAAGAGCCCCGACCCCGACGTCATCGCGGCGGTCAAGAAGAACCTGGGGCTCGACCAGCCCCTGTACATGCAGTACTGGAACTTCATCAAGGGCATCGTCGTCGGCGCCGACTACCAGTTCGGCCCCGACCCCGTCACCTGTAACGCCCCCTGCTTCGGCTACTCCTTCAAGACCCACACCGAGATCTGGCCGCAGCTCGTCGACCGCGTCCCGGTCACGCTGTCGCTGGCCGTCGGTGCCGCTGTCATCTGGGTCGTCTCCGGTGTCGCGATCGGTGTCGTCTCCGCGCTGAAGCGGGGATCGCTCTTCGACCGCCTCTCCATGGGCGTCGCCCTCGCCGGTGTCTCGCTGCCGATGTTCTTCACCGGCCTCGTCGTACTGGCACTGTTCGGCAACGGGGAGTACGTACCGTTCGCCGACGATCCGCTCGCCTGGGCGGGCAGTCTGGTCCTGCCCTGGTGCACGCTCGCCCTGCTGTACTCCGCGCTCTACGCCCGGCTCACCCGGGCCGGGATGCTGGAGACGATGGGCGAGGACTACATCAGAACCGCGCGGGCCAAGGGCCTCAAGGAACGCAAGGTGGTCGTCAAGCACGGGCTGCGCTCGGCGCTCACCCCGCTCGTCACCATCTTCGGCATGGACTTCGCGCTGCTGCTCGGCGGCGCGGTCATCACCGAACGGGTCTTCTCCTTCCAGGGGCTGGGTGCCTTCGCCATCCAGGGCGTCACCACCGCCGACCTGCCCAAGGTGATGGGCGTGACCCTGGTCGCCGCCTTCTTCATCGTCATCTGCAACCTGCTGGTGGACCTCGTGTACGCCGCGATCGACCCCCGGGTGAGGCTCTCATGAGCGACGCAATCAAGAAGGACTCCCCGGCGGCGGAAACCGTTCCGGCGCAGAGGTCCGGCGACGACAAGGAATTCCTGTCCGTACGCAACCTCAGCGTCCACTTCGACACCGACGACGGCCTGGTCAAGTCCGTCGACGGCGTCAGCTTCGACCTGAAGGCCGGTCAGACCCTCGGCATCGTCGGCGAGTCCGGCTCCGGCAAGTCCGTGACCTCTCTGGGGATCATGGGTCTGCACACCTCGGAGCGCGCCCGGATCGGCGGTGAGATCTGGCTCGACGGCGAGGAGCTCATCGGCGCCGGCCCCGAGCGCGTACGAGCACTGCGCGGCCAGAAGATGGCCATGATCTTCCAGGACCCGCTGTCCGCCCTGCACCCGTACTACAGCATCGGCGCGCAGATCGTGGAGGCCCACCGGGTCCACAACAAGGTCGACAAGAAGACCGCCAAGAAGCGCGCCGTCGAGATGCTCGACCGCGTGGGGATCCCCGAGCCGCACCGCCGGTACGAGGACTACCCGCACCAGTTCTCCGGCGGCATGCGCCAGCGCGCGATGATCGCGATGGCCCTGGTCAACAACCCGCAGCTGCTCATCGCTGACGAGCCGACCACCGCCCTCGACGTGACCGTCCAGGCGCAGATCCTCGACCTCATCCGCGACCTGCAGAAGGAGTTCGGCTCCGCGGTCGTCATGATCACGCACGACCTCGGTGTCGTCGCCGAGATCGCGGACAACCTGCTCGTGATGTACGCGGGACGCTGCATCGAGCGCGGCAGCGCCGAGAAGGTGTTCTACGAGCCCCAGCACCCCTACACCTGGGGTCTGCTCGGCTCGATGCCGCGTATCGACAGGGAACAGACCGAGCGGCTCATCCCCGTCAAGGGCTCGCCGCCCAGTCTGATCAACGTCCCGTCGGGCTGCGCCTTCCACCCGCGCTGCCCGTACGCCGACGTCCCGCCGGACAACATCACCCGCACCGAGCGTCCGGAGCTGCAGCAGGTCAGCGACGGGCACTACTCCGCGTGCCACATGTCGCGTGAGCAGCGCGACCGTATCTGGACCGAAGAGATTGCGCCGAAGCTGTGACTGATCTGAACAAGAAGACTCCCGCGCCCGCCGCGGCAGGGTCGGACGGGTCCGGTTCCGAGCCGCTCCTCAAGGTCGAAGGCCTGGTCAAGCACTTCCCGATCACCAAGGGCGTGCTGAAGCGCAAGGTCGGCGCGGTCCAGGCCGTGGACGGCCTCACCTTCGACGTGCGTCCCGGGGAGACCCTCGGCGTCGTCGGGGAGTCGGGCTGCGGCAAGTCGACCATGGGCCGGCTGGTGACCCGTCTGCTGGAGCCGACCGGCGGCAAGGTCGAGTTCCAGGGCCGCGACATCACGCACATGTCCGCGGGGCGGCTCCGGCCGATGCGCCGCGACATCCAGATGATCTTCCAGGACCCGTACGGCTCGCTGAACCCGCGCCACACGGTCGGCGGGATCGTCGGAACCCCCTTCCGCCTCCAGGGAGTCAAGCCCGAGGGCGGTGTGAAGGCGGAGGTCCAGCGGCTGCTGGAGCTGGTGGGGCTCAACCCCGAGCACTACAACCGCTACCCGCACGAGTTCTCCGGCGGTCAGCGCCAGCGCATCGGTATCGCCCGGGCGCTCGCGCTGAAGCCGAAGCTGGTCGTCGCGGACGAGCCGGTCTCGGCGCTGGACGTGTCGATCCAGGCACAGGTGGTGAACCTGCTGGACGACCTCCAGGAGGAGCTCGGGCTCACCTACATGATCATCGCGCACGACCTGTCGGTCATCCGCCACGTCTCGGACCGGATCGCGGTCATGTACCTCGGCAAGATCGTCGAGCTGGCGGACCGCACGTCGCTGTACGAGGCGCCCATGCACCCGTACACGAACGCGCTGATGTCCGCGGTGCCGGTCCCGGACCCGCGCCGGCGCGGTGCCAAGAGCGAGCGCATCCTGCTCAAGGGCGACGTGCCGTCGCCGATCTCGCCGCCGAGCGGCTGCCGCTTCCACACGCGGTGCTGGAAGGCGACGCAGGTCTGCAAGACGACGGAGCCGCCGCTGCTCCAGCTGAAGACCGGGCACCAGGTGGCGTGCCACCACCCGGAGAACGGCGAGGACCAGGCACCGGGGGACGCGCCGCTCGTCGCGGACGTCATCACGGTGAAGTCGGCCACGGCGCCGGTGGCGGCCACGGCGCCGGTGGCGGCGGAGGCAGCCGAGGCGCCGGAGTCGGAGAAGGCTTCCGAGCCCGAGCCCGAGTCCGAGCCCGAGGCGTCGGAGAAGGCTCCCGGGTCCGAGGCGTCGGAGAAGGCTCCCGGGTCCGAGCCCAAGTCCGGGCCCGAGGCGTCGGACGCGGAGGAGACTCCCGAGCCCGCGGCTTCGAAGGCTGACGGGGCCGACGAGGCTGGTGAGGCCGACGGGTCCGACGGGGCTGACGAGCCCGCCGCTTCGAAGGGCCCGGAGGGGTCCGACGGGCCGGTCCCCGACGGCTCCAAGGGTTCCGCCGCACCGTCCACGGGTGCGGAGGGCAAGGCGTAGGAGCAGTACCGGCACAATTGCCCGGTGCTCAACGAACTCTTCACCCCCTCCGTCCAGCATGCGCTCGACATCGTCGGAATCTTCGTCTTCGCGATCTCGGGCGCCCTGCTCGCCGTACGCAAGAACTTCGATGTCTTCGGCATCGCGGTGCTCGCCGAGGTGACAGCGCTGGGCGGGGGGATCTTCCGTGACGTGATGATCGGCGCGCTGCCTCCGGCCGCCTTCACGGATCTCGGCTACTTCGTGACCCCGCTCCTCGCCGCCGGCCTTGTCTTCTTCCTGCACCCGCACGTGGAGCGGATCCAGGTCGGCGTCAACGTCTTCGACGCGGCAGGACTGGGGCTCTTCTGCGTGTCAGGCACGATCAAGGCGTACGAATACGGTCTCGGCCTCACCTCGTCCGCCGCCCTCGGGCTGGCCACCGCCGTCGGCGGCGGTGTGCTGCGCGACGTCCTGGCGAACGAGGTGCCCTCGCTGCTGCGCTGGGACCGTGACCTCTACGCCGTGCCCGCGATCGTCGGCGCCGTCATGGTGGTCCTCTGCATCCGCTTCGAGGTCCTCAACGCCTACACCAGCGGCGCCGCCGCGATCACCGCGTTCGTCCTGCGGCTGTTCGCCATGCGCTTCCACTGGAGGGCCCCGCGCGCCTACAACAGGCGCTCCGCCAGCTCGGAGGAAACTCCGGCCGTCATCTGAAGGAAACGAAAAGCTACCGCTCAGTAATACGGTCGGTGTACCGTGCATGCCATGGCACAGGCAGCAGCGCAGGAGTCGCGCACAGTACAGGCGACCATCGGTGACAGCGAGTTCGACCGTGACACCACCGTCACCCTCCGGGAGGAAGGCGTCTACGACGCGGAGCTCTCGGCGGGCTGGACGATCATCCACGCGGTCAACGGCGGCTATCTGCTCGCCATGCTCGGCCGGGCACTCGGCGAGGCGCTCCCTCACTCCGACCCCTTCTCGGTCTCCGCGCACTACCTCACGGCCTCCGTGCCCGGCCCCGCCGTGATCCGCACCCAGGTCGTCCGCACCGGCCGCACGCTCTCCACCGGCGAGGCCTCGCTCTTCCAGTTCGCGGAGGACGGTACGGAGATCGAGCGCATCCGGGTGCTGGCCACCTACGGCGAGCTGGACGGCCTGTCCGACGAGATCCGCACGTCGGCCCAGCCGCCGGCCATCCCGCCCCTGGAGCAGTGCCTCGGAGCGAGCGACGGGACGGCGCCCATCCCCGGCAGTTCCGCCATCACCGAAAGGCTCGACATCAGGCTCGACCCGGCGA includes:
- a CDS encoding ABC transporter ATP-binding protein, giving the protein MTDLNKKTPAPAAAGSDGSGSEPLLKVEGLVKHFPITKGVLKRKVGAVQAVDGLTFDVRPGETLGVVGESGCGKSTMGRLVTRLLEPTGGKVEFQGRDITHMSAGRLRPMRRDIQMIFQDPYGSLNPRHTVGGIVGTPFRLQGVKPEGGVKAEVQRLLELVGLNPEHYNRYPHEFSGGQRQRIGIARALALKPKLVVADEPVSALDVSIQAQVVNLLDDLQEELGLTYMIIAHDLSVIRHVSDRIAVMYLGKIVELADRTSLYEAPMHPYTNALMSAVPVPDPRRRGAKSERILLKGDVPSPISPPSGCRFHTRCWKATQVCKTTEPPLLQLKTGHQVACHHPENGEDQAPGDAPLVADVITVKSATAPVAATAPVAAEAAEAPESEKASEPEPESEPEASEKAPGSEASEKAPGSEPKSGPEASDAEETPEPAASKADGADEAGEADGSDGADEPAASKGPEGSDGPVPDGSKGSAAPSTGAEGKA
- a CDS encoding thioesterase family protein, which translates into the protein MAQAAAQESRTVQATIGDSEFDRDTTVTLREEGVYDAELSAGWTIIHAVNGGYLLAMLGRALGEALPHSDPFSVSAHYLTASVPGPAVIRTQVVRTGRTLSTGEASLFQFAEDGTEIERIRVLATYGELDGLSDEIRTSAQPPAIPPLEQCLGASDGTAPIPGSSAITERLDIRLDPATVGWAVGAPSGKGEMRGWFGLADGRDADPLSLLLTVDALPPTSFELGLKGWTPTIELTTHIRCRPAPGPLRVSITTRNLAGGFLEEDAEVWDSADRLVAQSRQLARAPRG
- a CDS encoding ABC transporter ATP-binding protein, with amino-acid sequence MSDAIKKDSPAAETVPAQRSGDDKEFLSVRNLSVHFDTDDGLVKSVDGVSFDLKAGQTLGIVGESGSGKSVTSLGIMGLHTSERARIGGEIWLDGEELIGAGPERVRALRGQKMAMIFQDPLSALHPYYSIGAQIVEAHRVHNKVDKKTAKKRAVEMLDRVGIPEPHRRYEDYPHQFSGGMRQRAMIAMALVNNPQLLIADEPTTALDVTVQAQILDLIRDLQKEFGSAVVMITHDLGVVAEIADNLLVMYAGRCIERGSAEKVFYEPQHPYTWGLLGSMPRIDREQTERLIPVKGSPPSLINVPSGCAFHPRCPYADVPPDNITRTERPELQQVSDGHYSACHMSREQRDRIWTEEIAPKL
- a CDS encoding ABC transporter substrate-binding protein, whose amino-acid sequence is MQNRKTAAAIAVAVAVSLGASACSSSDSGGDSNGGGGNVKADAGLTSIVNATDKKGGTVTLEHASGPDSLDPGNTYYGWVQNFSRLYGRSLVTFKPAAGKESLQVVPDLATSLGKASADAKTWTYTLRKGVKYEDGTEVTSKDVKYAVERSNFAPEALSNGPTYFKAYLEGGDKYKGPYKDKSPEGLKSIETPDDYTIVFKLNKPFADMDYLAAFSQTAPVPQKADTGASYVQKMVSSGPYKFSAYDESKGATLVRNPEWDPKTDPIRKALADKVELKFNVNATTIDDHLLNDAITVGAEGTGLQSKTQPKVLVKASEKAKTDNPYAGALQYLALNVNVKPFDNVECRKAVQYAVDKQSMVDSIGGSVKGDPATTVIPPTVAGYKKFDLYPSEGNKGDVAKAKEHLTKCGQPKGFKTTLTARSDRPDEITAATQLQGSLKAIGITAEIKQFPADKYFTDFAGVPEWVHKNNAGMMMMAWGADWPTGFGFLDQIVNGSAIKPSGGTNLMELNDKAINELLVKGIGTVDTTARNATWGEVDQKVMENASVVPLFYRKNLLYRPDSAANVTVTDAYLGMYDYVLMTSTK
- a CDS encoding trimeric intracellular cation channel family protein translates to MLNELFTPSVQHALDIVGIFVFAISGALLAVRKNFDVFGIAVLAEVTALGGGIFRDVMIGALPPAAFTDLGYFVTPLLAAGLVFFLHPHVERIQVGVNVFDAAGLGLFCVSGTIKAYEYGLGLTSSAALGLATAVGGGVLRDVLANEVPSLLRWDRDLYAVPAIVGAVMVVLCIRFEVLNAYTSGAAAITAFVLRLFAMRFHWRAPRAYNRRSASSEETPAVI
- a CDS encoding ABC transporter permease, with amino-acid sequence MAAYIIRRVFAAVLLLLVVSAVTFAIFFLVPRLGGQTLDSMAAQYVGKSPDPDVIAAVKKNLGLDQPLYMQYWNFIKGIVVGADYQFGPDPVTCNAPCFGYSFKTHTEIWPQLVDRVPVTLSLAVGAAVIWVVSGVAIGVVSALKRGSLFDRLSMGVALAGVSLPMFFTGLVVLALFGNGEYVPFADDPLAWAGSLVLPWCTLALLYSALYARLTRAGMLETMGEDYIRTARAKGLKERKVVVKHGLRSALTPLVTIFGMDFALLLGGAVITERVFSFQGLGAFAIQGVTTADLPKVMGVTLVAAFFIVICNLLVDLVYAAIDPRVRLS